The genomic DNA CAAGCGAGAGCTCGTTGGATCCATTGGTCCCAAAAAATCCAATCATGTTCACCAGGACCATGTTCGAATGTCACATCGATGTTGTTTTCTTTTAAAATTTCTGCCATTTCTTGGTTGGCTTGATAGAGAAAATCGGATTCACCACAAGCAAGATACATACGTGGTGGTTCTTTGTCACTTTTTGCTAAGGTTTCAACAAGGTAAGCTGGATCATTTACTGAACCTTGGATGCTATCTAGTGGACCAAAAATCCCTTCCCAGAACTTGGCTTGACGGATCATCAATAAGTCGTCCATTCGATTACCAACCGACACCGCACCTGAGAGAGAAATAATAGCTGAAAAATGTTCGGGCTTTGCTAACCCTAATTTCAACGCACCATATCCGCCCATTGAAAGACCGGCTGCATACGTTTTTTCTCGTTTCGTTGTCAGTTGTGGGAACAATTCGTGACAGATTTCTGGTAATTCTTCTGAGATAAACGTCCAGTACTTCATATCATACGTTGTGTCTGTGTACCAACCTAAATCCGTTGATGGCATGATGACGGCTAACCCGTAATCCGCCGCATATCTTTCAATGGAAGTCCGTCGTTGCCAGACACTATGATTACCTCCCATACCATGTAACAGGTAAAGCACTGGAACATCCGTCATATTGGCCGACGTACTTGTCCCAATCACTTTTTTGGTTGTCTGAGGTAAGATCACATTTAGATTGACTTCCATTTCTAATACGTTTGAATAAACATTTGCTTGGATAAATGCCATATGTTTGTCGCCTTCTTTACTTTATTCAGATCGTTTTTCTGACAACAATCTGTAAATTTACTTGTATTCTTTTATTGTAGCATTTTTTTGACGAATTAAAAATGTTAGCCCTAGCGCGATGATGACTAATAACAAGCCCACCAGATAGACTTGGTGTAACCCATGATACAAAATTTCTCGTAATGGTGTTAATATTTCTGCGTCAATCATTTTTGCTGTTTGTGGATTGACTAATTTGTTCATGATATCCGGATCGTCTGTCAATTGTTTGGCAGCAAGTTCAGCTTGCGTGACCCGGTTGATCAATAATCCAAAAACTGCGACCATCACTGTTTGCCCAATGGTGCGGACTAACG from Enterococcus mundtii includes the following:
- a CDS encoding alpha/beta hydrolase, whose amino-acid sequence is MAFIQANVYSNVLEMEVNLNVILPQTTKKVIGTSTSANMTDVPVLYLLHGMGGNHSVWQRRTSIERYAADYGLAVIMPSTDLGWYTDTTYDMKYWTFISEELPEICHELFPQLTTKREKTYAAGLSMGGYGALKLGLAKPEHFSAIISLSGAVSVGNRMDDLLMIRQAKFWEGIFGPLDSIQGSVNDPAYLVETLAKSDKEPPRMYLACGESDFLYQANQEMAEILKENNIDVTFEHGPGEHDWIFWDQWIQRALAWLFNKRS